The following DNA comes from Capsicum annuum cultivar UCD-10X-F1 chromosome 7, UCD10Xv1.1, whole genome shotgun sequence.
TTGCACATCGGGGAATTGCAGTTGACATAGCAAACTTTGGCCTTCGGGTTACTTGGAGATTTTGATGGGCATTCTGCAGGACACTTTAATGGTCGCAGAAAGCATCTACTTTTCTTGCTTGTGCAGGTTATGTATTCTCCATTGATCTCTGTCACACCAGCTAAAAAGAGTATCACAATAGCAAAAAAACACTTGTTTTGTAGGTTACTCATTCTCTCCATGCAAGTCACAGATGAAGCTCAAGATGGCCTAGTTTGTCTTCTCCTTGGCCTCTTATAGAGTAGTCCAAGGTAATTCTTTTCttagttcatattttatttactGCAATTTGCTAGTAAAGTACTACTACTTGTTTTATAGCTACTGGTTTAAAAAGTGGTTTGTATTCTTTAGTCAATGCGTTGGGGCTTGCAGCAGTATATAATATAACAGAAGTTTGACAATTTCTCTGGCAGATCACATGAATAGTAATCTGTGATTAGAGACTCTGAAGTGCTTTCATTATACATTTACAAGTTGCTTTTATGGTTTTAAGCCAAGCCGGCACGGTTTTCCTCAAAAGGCCTCACAATGTTAAGCGATAATGCACCTATGTGTAGCTTCCAATTTATTCCTCTAGCAATGTGGGACTAGTTTGCACACCAACGACCCTCGAACTAAGTTCCATGTGGCCATCACCACGATCCACGGGTCAATATTTATGTGTCACCAAtattgttttgagtattttatgaAGCCCGCACTAGCTTCTGTTTGTATGTGTGTGTCTCTAAGCTCACAAGGGGAAGTAAACTAGGCCCCACGCCATCATCTGCCTTGTCATGCTCGTCCAGCTGAATCCGAGCTCTGAGCTTTGATATCAATTGTTAGgctaaatcaattcaaaaatactCCTAACATGTTGTGATATTGTTCCGCTTTGGATCAAGCCTGCACGATTTTCCTCAAAAGGTCTCACCCCATTAAGAGATTTTACACTTTGTATGTATCTATCCAACCTTTTTAATTACCAATATGAAACTATATTCGCACGTCCAACAAATATATTTGCATTTcaatagtttatttttaaaaagagattgGGCCTTGTTTTGCGGTAGATACATGTGAAAAGGAGCTTCCATAGCTTGTGTGTGAGTGTAacatatatttgaattttgaagtgTAAAATCTACTCCCTCCTATTCAAGTTGTCCTCTTGAAATTTGTAGACCTAAATGAACATGCCATAACATTTATAGTTTCTCACTAAGGAATAAACATGCCATAACATTTATAGTTTCTCACTAAGGAATAAACATGCCATAACATTTATAGTTTCTCACTAAGGATAAATCGAGAAGtttaaactaaattattttttctaaaaaaaattaaacgacgGTACCCAAGATTTTCACGCCTCGTGTTGGTCAAGGGCTGAGCAATACTTCCGGGCCTtaacataattcaattattttcaaatttaaacttgtatcatttttttttttataaacgaactaaaaaggaaagtgtaTTACAGGAATGGGAATGTATGGTGCAAGAACATGTTAAGAGCTATATTCTTGCCTACGTTTCCTCCGTGAACACAGATCTTCGGACACAAATTACATTGTAACATAAAGTTGACTTGgccttaaagaaaaaaaaaaggtgaattgtaccaaaaaagaaaaaaaaaaaaacaattcttCTGAATCAACATAATGTTTTTCTTTTGTCACCAATCAACTAAAGAAAGAACTGcagctatgttgcttggactcttcaaataTACCAACTTGCGTGTGTTAGATCTTCCAAAGATGGTGTATTTTTGGATGATCCGACAAGAGCGCGGCAGCATTGTtggagagtctgagcaacatagaaCTGCAGCATATAACAAGAGATATCTGGTTGCTTACAAtttaagaagaaataaataaattaacacaCAGCTGACATGCATTCAACTGACTTCGCTTACAGAAAGGAGCAAAATTCATTAGCCTACAAGAAATATCCAGGAGTACAAAACACAAGCATACAAAAGAATATCCACAACAAAACCAACAGATATAAAGCAGTAAGGCTtgaaactcctaatatataaAGCAAGAAATACAAAAGAATGTTGCCAGTTGAAGAATATATACCAGCGAGCGACGTGAATGCAACTGCCGTAACTCTAAATGTTGTGCCAATATATGTTCTTGTCAGCGAACAGTCAATGTGAGACATAAAAGAGTGCCACCCTTAATGCATTCCTCAACAAATTTGAAGATGTATTGAGGATGCCTAGCTTATATATACTTAAGGTAACTGGCTATTATTTACTGTTGCCTGCATTCTGTTGGGCAATGCAACTTCGATTCCAGCCTCTATCTTTTCGAGCATTACCAATGTTAGCAGTCAAGGAATGACCTAGAACTCGTAAGCCATTAGCTCCCGAGCCCTCCAACAACTGCAACTCAAGTGCTTGCGCACGAGACACAACTGTATAAAGCTGGAATGATGGATTTAATAAGTGTTGAGGCATACTATATGCCTCTTCTGTATTAAATTCATCGTTGGACCTCCAAGATTTTCTGCTCGTATGTCGTGATCACTGCCAGCAGAGTGAACACGAACATGGGAATATGAGCCAAACGAAAAGGGATCACTTCCCCACCTTGGACATATGGAGTGTACAGGATCAGGCACAGTTTTCCCCTTAGGCTCATATATGCCTGTCGAAGTAGCCAGATGAAAATGAAACCAGAGTTCACGTTCTTCCTCGAAGAACAAAAACTGGGATAAGAAGGTTAAAAATATATGTAGACGTGTATAAAGATGGACCAATGACCATACGTCCCCAAGGAGAGCGCCTAGTGGTTGAATCATTGGACTAAGGTTGAAATGATACTACAACGCTTGGTGTAAACCATTTGCGCCAGCATTCATGAACAGGCTTACATGGGAAACTCGTCGTTTGTTTTTTAGCAGGACAGGCTGATGGTGTATTAGTCGAGGTGTGAGTGAGTTGATCCGGACACCACCcatagaagaaaatataaaaatataaaaacaaagatGGATGATACCATtgagaatgttcataactcgaaGAATTAGGTGGACGGTTCTGTACATTCGAAAATTGAGCAACGTCACCAGCAACAAGTACGGGAACCCCAGAAACAGTATGATAACTATAAAATAAGAAGACCTCTCCTACTCTATGGCTATAACGGTTGAGGCAACCAAAGTTATCCAAGTCTTCCCCCCAAAAAAGGTGAGGGAATGCCATGGCAACCTTATTCAGCAACCCGAATCCTAGCCTATCAATAGCTTCAAGTTTCTGCTCAGGTAACTCTGGTTCAAATCTAATTGATCTTCTTTGTAGTACCCAAAGAGGAACGGTGCAGAGGACCATGCCTGCTTGAAGAAGTTGGTCCCCGGCAATGACCTCAACTACTTCATTTCCATACTTTATTGTCTGAACAGTCTTTCCATGGAGTATAGGAACTCCTTTACACGGTGCTCTGATTATACCCTAATTTGCACCAGCAAGAAAACTATAATCACCGCCCATTTCATAAGGATCGTCTTGATCCCAATAGGTAGCAGATAGTTCTGAGAGGCATGCAGCATTTGCATATTTCAAGTTTGCAAAATGCCAATCCAGTAGTTGCTTCTCTTCTGTAGTTTTAGCCACGGCACATAATTGTCTGAGTATCTCCAACACGGAGCCTAATGAGATATCATTAGCCAATCCGCTTACTAACCTTCTTAGCTCAGGAACTTTGTCTAGTAGCTTATTGAATATGAGCTCAACTCTGAAATCGATTTCTGCATCAACAGGAGCTCCGTCAGGCTTGTATAAACGACACTTGTCTCTTAACTTTGTGAAGCGGAATGGAAAACTATCTAGCCAAAACTCCCAGTGGATTCGCGTGGATACCAGTTATGACACTGCCACCGAGATCCACAGCAGCAAACTTGCCTTCCCATTCCACTTTCTGAGTATAAACACTCCCTCCAGGTCGGTTCCTACCTTCAAGGATAACCACCTTGAATCCAGACGACATCAGTTGCCTTGCTGCAACCAAACCACCGAGTCCATCACCAACAATAATTACCGACTCTTCACTAGGTTCCTCAGGTATATTAGATACAAATGATGGTGAAACGCCAAAATTTATATACCCGTTATACAAAAGAAAGTCATATGCTATGGCCACCAAATGCTCGTACTCAGCACTTACATTTTCCCTCAAGCGTTCCTTTGGACAGCCAAATATGAACATTCTCCCTCCATTTCGCAAGACTATGGTTTCTCACAACGATATAATCATTCTGTTCTTTCCCATCCAGTTCACTTACAACTCCagcctttctttcttcttcaagaagaTCATCAATAGGAAACCCCAACGAAAGAGCTATCATTGCCTCCGTTTCAGTTTCATACTCCAAATCTTTCTTCGCTCTACTCCTCTTCCTCACCGAACCACCTAAATGCTCTTCTAtaaaatcatccatcaaatttctcatCATAATTCATCGAAACTACCCTCTTTCTTACATGTCTCTATTGAGATTGAACCTCTTGAATTTGAGGTTtccattttctttcctttttccgtCGAAACTCCCAGTTTGAATAAACTTGATCTTTTAGCCTAATAGGAAGCCAGTTTTACATTGCTTAGGCAGAAACTCACCCTACTTATAGCCTCTATTTACTTCAAAAAGCTAGTACCAATTTAGTCCAGTCTTGGCAATCTAGATAAAGCAAAAAAGTTTATTTTCCAGAAAAATTTGAGACCAACACTAAATTGGTTATTAAAATTGATCATCACTACTAAGGAATTACAAGTTTGGAGCCACTGTCACATGGAAAAGGAGAAATACCAGCCCGTTGCACTAAACCTCCCGCTTGATCCTTTTCTCTATCATAACATATAATTTTCGACTAAATGACTATAGGAGCTAGGTTGAATGATCATCCAAGCTTTTAACTCACATTAAAAGAGCAGGAAAAGTTAAcaaaggggtgttttggtcaaaTTTTCCAATCCTAAGGGATGTTATCGATTAAGTGGAATAGTATAAGGACGTCTTGAAATTATCGAGTAAGTGGAATAGTATAAGGACGTCTTGAAATTATCGAGTAAGTGGAATAGTATGAGGATGTTTTGAAATTTGGGATGgaacaatataaataatattaatcaaAACTTATTTGGTAAATCTATGTCCAATAAGTGGATTAGTGTAAGGATGTAACGAAATTTTGGATGGAACAATAGGAGTAATAATCAAAAGTTATTTCGTAAATGTATATCCCTTTTTCGAAACCTTGTATATAAGTCTAATTTAGCCCAACTCATTTTAAGTGGAATAGTGTAAGGATGTAATGAAATTTTAGATGGAACAATAGGAGTAATAATTAAAAGTTATTTCGTAAATGTATATCCCTTTTTCGAAACCTTATGTATAAGTCTAATTTAGCCCGACTTTAGCCCAACTCATTTTAAGTGGAATAGTGTAAGGATGTAATGAAATTTTGGATGGAACAATAGGAGTAATAATCAAAAGTTATTTCGTAAATGTATATCCCTTTTTCGAAACCTTATATATAACAGTCGTTGCACTAAATCCCCCACTTGACCCTTTTCTCTatcataacatatattttcaacTAAATGATTATAGGAGTTAAGTTGAATGATCATCCAACCTTTTAACTCGCGTTAAAAGAGGCAGAAAAGTTAACAAAGGGTTGTTTTTGGTCAAATTTTCCAACCCTAAGTGATGTTACCGATTAAGTGGAATAGTATAAGGACGTCTTGAAATTTTGGAAGAAACAATAGGAATAATATTAATCGAAACTTATTTTGTAAGTCTATAAACAATAAGTGGAACAATGTAAGGATGTAATGAAATTTTGGATGGAATAATAGAGTAATATTATTTCGTAAATGTAGATCCGTTTTTCGAAACCTTATATAGGAGTCTAATCTAGCTCGACTTTAGCCCAACTCATTTCAAACGAATTTTTGGATGGAAAAATAGGAGTAATATTAATTAAAACCTATTTCGTAAGTCTTATCCCTTTTTCGAAACCTTATATATAAGTCTAATTTAGCCCGACTTTAGCCCAACTCATTTCAAACCCTCTAAGCCCAAATAACAGACAAATAGGATTCGAAATTTCGGACCCTAATTTCTATCAATTGACTTTTCACCCGCCAATTTCAAATATCGCCGGAGTAAACCTCTCTACCGTCAATTCTTCGCCTGAACCCTAATTCTTCACCGGAATCTACTTGTAAGTTCCCTTTTTCCCCTCTTTCTCTATGGATTTTCTCCTCTCTGTTTCTCGTAAtaaaaaccctaaaccctaaaaGCTAATTCGAATTTGGAATAGAAATGAAGTACACAACAGTTCTTCTGATTTTTCGTTAGTAGTGAAGATCAATTTAATTTTGATACACATatttagtattagtctcagttttctggaaaataatttttttttactttttacagATTGCCGTGAGACAGTTGAATTTTGAAGTAAATTCAGGTGTAATTCGGGTGAGTTCACTGTAATATCTGAAGTTTGTGCCTAGTAAAAGATTCAGTATATTCGAAGTGGGAGGTTCCGAGGAAAAAGGAGTGAAAATGGAAACGTCAAATTCAGGGAGTTCAATCTCAAAGAGACCTGTGAGAAAGAGGGTAGCTTCAAGGAATTATGATGAAAAATTGATGGATGAATTTATGGAAGAGCAATTGGGTGGTTCAGTGAGGAAGAGGAGTAGAACGACGAAAGATTTGGAGAAAGAAACTGAAACGGAGGCGATGATAGCTCTTTCGTTGGGGTTCCCTATTGATGATCTTCTCGAAGAAGAAAGAAAGGCTGGAGTTGTAAGTGAACTGGATGGGAAAGAACAGAATGATTATATCGTTGTGAGAAACCATATTCTTGCAAAATGGAGGGAGAATGTTCATATTTGGCTGTCCAAAGGAAGGATAAGGGAAACTGTAAGTGTTGAGTATGAGAATTTGGTGGCCATAGCATATGACTTTCTTTTGTTTAACGGGTATATAAATTTTGGGGTTTCACCATCAGTTGTATCTAATATCCCTGAGGAACCTAGTGAAGGGTCTGTGATTATTATTGGTGCTGGTCTCGCTGGTTTGGCTGCAGGGAGGCAACTGATGTCATTTGGATTCAAGGTGGTTATCCTTGAAGGTAGGAACCGACCAGGAGGGAGAGTTTATACTCAGAAAATGGGAGGAAAGGGCAAGTTCGCTGCTGTGGATCTTGGTGGCAGTGTCATTACTGGTATCCACGCGAATCCTTTGGGAGTTTTGGCTAGACAACTTTCCATTCCGCTTCACAAAGTCAGAGACAAGTGTCCTTTATACAAGCCTGGCGGAGCTCCTGTTGATGCAGAAATTGATTCCAGAGTTGAACTCATTTTCAATAAGCTACTGGACAAAGTTACCGAGCTAAGAAAGTTAGTAAGTGGATTGGCTAATGATATCTCCTTAGGTTCAGTTTTGGAGATTCTGAGACAATTATATGATGTGGCTAAAACTACAGAGGAGAAGCAACTTCTGGATTGGCATTTTGCAAACTTGGAATATGCAAATGCTGGATGCCTCTCAGAACTCTCTGCGACCTATTGGGATCAGGATGATCCTTATGAAATGGGTGGCGATCACTGTTTTCTTGCTGGTGGAAATTGGGGCATAATCAGAGCATTGTGTAAAGGAGTTCCTATACTCTATGGCAAGACCGTTCAGACTATAAAGTATGGAAATGAAGGAGTTGAGGTCATCGCTGGGGACCAACTTTTTCAGGCAGACATGGTCCTATGTACTGTTCCTCTTGGGGTACTAAAAAGAAGATCAATTAGGTTTGAACCGGAGTTACCTGAGAAGAAGCTTGAAGCTATTGATAGGCTAGGATTTGGGTTGCTGAATAAGGTTGCCATAGTATTCCCTCACGTTTTTTGGGGTGAAGACTTGGATACCTTTGGCTGCCTCAACCATTATAGCCACAGACGAGGAGAGTTCTTCTTATTTTATAGTTACCATACTGTTTCTGGGGGTCCAGTGCTTATTGCACTTGTTGCTGGTGACGCTGCTCAATTTTTCGAAAGCACAGAGCCATCCACGTTAATTCATCGTGTTATGAACATTCTCAAAGGTATTATccatctttatttatatatttttatattttttctatggGTGGTGTCCGGGTCAACTTACACTCACCTCGACTAACCCACCAATCAGCCTGTACAGCTAAACAACAGTCTTAGACCAAGTGCTGTAGCAGGGATCCCAACCTTATTCCCATTATGGCCGTCTCCTTGGGGACGTATCATCCATCTTTACACAAGACtagataaatttttaattttcttttccctttttttcttctttgaggAAGAACGTAAAATCTGGTTTCATTTTTATCTGGCTACTTCCACAGGTATATATGAGCCAAAGGGAATAAGCGTGCCTGATCCTATACAATCCATATGTACAAGATGGGGAAGTGATCCCTTTACGTTTGGCTCATATTCACATGTTCGTGTTCAGTCGTCTGGCAGTGATTACGACATACTTGCCGAAAATCTTGGAGGTCGGTTGTTTTTTGCCGGAGAGGCTACGATTCGACAACATCCAGCCACCATGCATGGAGCCTATTTGAGTGGCTTAAGAGAAGCTTCTCGCATTTCTCAATCCATGAAAGTGAGGCAAAACAATCCAAGGAAAACTGTATTAAAGAATGTTGGACCAAGCAAGGATGTATTGGAAGAGTTGTTCAAAAGGCCAGATCTAGCATTCGGGGAGTTCTTATTTGTATTTGATCCCTTCGCTTGTGATTCTAGATCTTTAGGACTAATGAGAGTTACTTTTGCAAATCCCAATGATGAATTTAATACAGAAGAGGCAGATAATATGCCTCAACAATTATTAAATCCATCACTGCAGCTTTATGCAGTTGTGTCTCGTGAGCAAGCACATGAGTTGCAGTTGCTGAAGGAAGGAAGTGATAGCAAAATGTCATATTTTCTTAAAGATCTGGGCTTGAAGTTAATGGGAGCTAATGGCTTAGGTGTTCTAGGCCATTCCTTGGCTGCTAACATTGGTAATGCTCGAAGAGTTAGAGGCCGGAGTAGAAGTTATATTACCCAACAGAATGCAGGCAACAGTAATAGTCAGTTACCTTGAGTAGATATCAGCTAAGCATCCTCAATATATCTTCAAATTTGTGGAGAGATGCGATATTCTTTTGTATGCTTGTCTTTTGTACTACTGGATATTTCATGTAGGCTAAAGCATTGTTTGCTCCCTTTTGTAGGCAAAGCTGTATAATTTTTGATAGAAATGAGAGAAATTAAGATGGATTAAACTTGTATCAGCAAAGAGTTGTAAATGAAAAAAGAAGCCAGTTGAATGCATGTTTCTGTGTCAAtttgtttatttcttctctaACTATGAGCTCCCAGATATCTCTTGTCATATACCGCAGGAAAGGGATGGAAGGTTGAAAAATCTGCTGAAAACTTCATATTTCAGACCATGGAGTGATATACAAGATAAAGATGGAAACGGTGCTGACACTCATCAAGAGATTTTGAAGCAAATTTTGCTGATAGGAGGCGTGTCAATAACATGGATTTTTCTAGGTATTGTTTGAAATTTTGCTGATGCTTCTGTTGCATTTTAGAACTGCTTCCTACTacttcaacaacatacccagtgtactcCACAAgtgggggtctggggaggatGGTGTGTACAcagccttacccctaccttgtgaaggtagagaggctgtttccaatagaccctcgactcaaccaaagcatatcaaaatcaactatggaCGAGAAATACAGCATTGGGAAGCCATGCTAAAAGAAAAGGAGTAGAGAACAGTAGTACTGCTGGTGCTCATAAAGGAAGTAATGTGTCAGAATATTTCTTTGGTATCTCATATTTTCTCCAGTCATTTCTGTGTTATCCCTTATTAGGATGGATATAGAGACTGCAACTCTAAAAGAGATCTTAGAAACTATGAAGCATCTAATTCGTACAGTTAGGAGGCttaacttttcacttttaaaggTAGTATTTATTTCCTAGTCTTTGCTGAGGACTCTATTAGAAGCCAATAATTCATGATAAACATAGACCGCCTCTTAGGAGAGATAAATACGGAACAAAAATAGCACTTAAGTTGGTGGTCAGAAAAGATATTGCACATTCTGGATTAATCGTTCACATCGCATAGCTTAAGCCCTAATGGTTTATTTAGTCTGTCTGAGGTGatgaaaacagaaaaaaatatcTAGCTCTATCTCTGTCCTGTAAAGGAACTCCCTAAGGTTTGGCCATTGCAAGTTGCTTGATATAATTTGTTGTATTATGTAAGTTTAAAGAGTCGGCTGCATCTGAAGGTATGTTTTTTAGCTATTTATTAAGCTAGCTATCAGTTTTATTAAAAAGTAATGTTATACACAATAACATCATCTGAAATCAAATATTAGAATTCTAATTGTTCATGAAAGATAATGTTGTGTACCAGACAAAAAAGACAGGTGGTTGAACATCAAACGTTGTTAAGAAAGTTGGCGCACGTACGACATTTGCAATCTCCAAATACACACATACCTTGTGCAGCCGTTGCACTTAGCAGTTCTGGGGCAACTCGTGCTCAATTTTCGACTAGCACGCTCTTCAGCTTCACCACAACTTaaccttaaaaagaaaaaactaccaTTAGTAAATCAAGCACATGATAAAGAGGCGCCCAAAATTGGGCTAATGCATTTTCCATTTGTGTGTGTGCTTCCTTTTTTCGTGCTAGTAGATTGTTTATTACTATATGTGTAGCTGAAGTTTCTTGTTAGTGTTAAGTGATGTCTATGGTTTCAGACAggtagtttttagtattatcttgtggctggagtattatcttgtggctgtagtattatcttgtgacTAGTGATGTTAGTCGGGGGTCTTATTGGTCctaagccaggggtctatcggaaacaacctctctacttcacctgaggtagtggtatggtctgcgtacactctaccctctcccaCACCCCAGTACGTGGGAATAcacggggtatgttgttgttgttgttgttgttgggataTTGCTCTTCCAGTTTACTTATCTTGCTGTTGCTCTCTATGTAGGAGGCCGCGGATCTATTGCTAGGACAGCTTCAGTAGTTAAAAGGCAGAGGAGAAAGAgttgaagaggaaaagaaaagaagaaaaagcacTCATGAAGATGAAAGCAACAAGTCAAGTATAACGCATAAGGAACTGCGAAATGTCATCATCTTCAATCTCGTCTTCTGAATCGAGTGGATCAAGCGATGATGTATGTCAAAATTTGGTCGACAGAAGATTGGAACTCTTCCCAAACAATTCCTGAGGCATGTGACCGAACACTTGAGAATAAAACATTTAATCCTGCCGATTCAACTATAGTCGAGCCTCAGACTATAAACCCGGAAGCAGATACATCAGTAGAGATTCTCAACCACAATCAATAGGGAGGACTACAAGTTTAGAAGTCCTGGTGCCTCGACAAATAGTCTCATGTTGCTTGGAAGCTAGTGATTGCCACATTGGTAATGTAGGCAGCAGTATCATGCCAGGCAGCAAGTCTAATGCATCTGAAGCAACAGCTACAACAATAGCAGCAGCGTGGACAAAGAGAATCAAAGTATGTATGGGAGGTAAATGCAAGAAACTAGGCGCGGGAACTATCTTAGACAAACTCCAACGCGTTGTTGGATGGAAGCTGCAGTCTCAGGGTGCAAATGCATGGGTAAGTGTAAAGTTGGTCCTAATGTCAGAGTTTCAAGGTGTAGTAGCAGCAGCTCGGACACGTTCCAAGCTGGTGACTGGGTT
Coding sequences within:
- the LOC107878694 gene encoding lysine-specific histone demethylase 1 homolog 2 — its product is METSNSGSSISKRPVRKRVASRNYDEKLMDEFMEEQLGGSVRKRSRTTKDLEKETETEAMIALSLGFPIDDLLEEERKAGVVSELDGKEQNDYIVVRNHILAKWRENVHIWLSKGRIRETVSVEYENLVAIAYDFLLFNGYINFGVSPSVVSNIPEEPSEGSVIIIGAGLAGLAAGRQLMSFGFKVVILEGRNRPGGRVYTQKMGGKGKFAAVDLGGSVITGIHANPLGVLARQLSIPLHKVRDKCPLYKPGGAPVDAEIDSRVELIFNKLLDKVTELRKLVSGLANDISLGSVLEILRQLYDVAKTTEEKQLLDWHFANLEYANAGCLSELSATYWDQDDPYEMGGDHCFLAGGNWGIIRALCKGVPILYGKTVQTIKYGNEGVEVIAGDQLFQADMVLCTVPLGVLKRRSIRFEPELPEKKLEAIDRLGFGLLNKVAIVFPHVFWGEDLDTFGCLNHYSHRRGEFFLFYSYHTVSGGPVLIALVAGDAAQFFESTEPSTLIHRVMNILKGIYEPKGISVPDPIQSICTRWGSDPFTFGSYSHVRVQSSGSDYDILAENLGGRLFFAGEATIRQHPATMHGAYLSGLREASRISQSMKVRQNNPRKTVLKNVGPSKDVLEELFKRPDLAFGEFLFVFDPFACDSRSLGLMRVTFANPNDEFNTEEADNMPQQLLNPSLQLYAVVSREQAHELQLLKEGSDSKMSYFLKDLGLKLMGANGLGVLGHSLAANIGNARRVRGRSRSYITQQNAGNSNSQLP